The Dermacentor variabilis isolate Ectoservices chromosome 4, ASM5094787v1, whole genome shotgun sequence genome contains the following window.
CAAGCTTAACCTTCCATCTTTTCGTCATCAAAAGAAATTGATTTCCTGGAAGCACACAGATGgaattttgttcttttcttcttttcctgacTCTCTCTCTGTGGCGTACCTGTGTGCTGTTTCGCGGTGTAGGTTGTATTGCGAAATTGTATGTAATATTTTATTATAGAAtgtgggtgtttcttttttttcattaaaagCTTAACGTTACAAATAGCGTTGGCGTTTATCTTTTTTCTCCAGATCCATCTGCTCGTGCTTTATCCTTGACATAAGAATGGTCTTAGTGTGTGGCTTCTTACTGGCAGAGTTTTCTCGGAAATGTTACCAACAATTTCTATTTGTACGGATATGCGACGACCTCCACTTTTGTGATCTCCTCCATCATGCTTAATAAGCAAATAAAATGAATTATTGATAATTAAATAAAAGGCTCCGGAAGTATATatggtgtgggggggggggcgacgtctGGGCACTCATGTCGCATTCACCATGtcgttcatctctctctctccacccgccgtggttgctcagtggctatggtgttgggctgctgagcacgaggtcgcgggatcgaatcccggccacggcggccgcatttcgatgggggcgcaatgcgaaaacacccgtgtacttagatttaggtgcacgttaaagaaccccgggtagtcgaaatttccggagtcctccactacgacgtgcctcataatcagaaagtggttttggcacgtaaaacaccataatttatctctctctctcgatctctcACTACATATATACatgtaattttccctatgttgtccttgttgtcttTGTTGACGTCTTATGATGTGattaaaaaaatcgggcccctcggttctctttctcctctttcattattttttatatccgttcataatatatatatatatatatatatatatatatatatatatatatatatatatatatatatatatatatatatatatatatatatatatatatatatatatatatatattcaacgcATGAAATTTCTCAGATATACCGTACGTAAATTAACCCCCGATCGGGGGATTTTCCAAATAGTGTCGGACAACAACAGTTGGACACAGTCAGAgctaaaaattatggggttttacgtgccaaaaccactttctgattatgatgcacgccgtagtgggggactccggaaatttcgaccacctggggttctttaacgtgcacctaaatgtaagtacacgggtgttttcgcatttcgcccccatcacagacagagctaaacaagttgaacagattaattaaaaggctagtcaaaacaacagtggtgTTACCTATTAACACgccggataacaaattaatgaaactgtGGCTcaacaacacaatagccgagataattgaagctcatcAAATTGCCCAcggagagaggctctctggaacaaggccagaaagagcaatactagaagaggtagggtggtgcccaaccgaatccaaaatttcaggtgaaggcacagtgtcatgtgactttcacagactgtgacaaggagagagactggtggcggcgagtcctacacagtggagttcttttcgatcaagtacaggccgtccagaaggcccatgatacggccgtaaggttaaaccttactgtcccgacgtgggagccgcctgcgtcaacctaagggttgatcttcaggacattaaatacagttcatcatacatacatacatacatacatacatacatacatacatacatacatacatacatacatacatacatacatacatacatacatacatacatacatacatacatacatacatacatacatacatacatacatacatacatacatacatacatacatacatacatacatacatacatacatacatacatacatacatacatacatacatacatacatacatacatacatacatacatacatacaacaaCAGAATCACAGAGAGAACAGCTggagaattaaaaagaaagctgACAGAAAATGCGTTTCTATAACGATCAAAAAGGTGTTTAACGTGTTACCCTACCTGTAGcaatgttgcagtcatgcataaaCTAACAAACTTATTTTCTCTCCTGCGCAGCCTAAGCTGCCGGAACCAAAAGGTATAATACGAAGCGTAGAGAAACCAATGCCAATACGCGAAAGGGGTCGTTCAATGCATATCTTTTGGGGGGAATTATTTCGACAAAATATTCCTGTCACTTCAAGAAACACTTGAATGTCGTCTTGGACGTAACGAGTCCGAGTTAACAATGTGTCTTTCTTGCTTCCCATTTGGCCTATATACAGCCCAGCGCATCTAGGACGAAATAACCTGTAATATGACggaataattctgtcccggttCTGTTGAGAGCTGGgcggtgcgcgacctttacaacgatGAGATCGGTATAACGAATGATGTCGGAGGTCCCAATCAATTCGTTATAAAGGTGTTCGACTGACGCGGCTTAATGCGGACAAGGTCGTCTCAGCTATATTGCCTGAAGTGCACCTCGTTCTTTCCAAATATGACACCCGTCGGGTCAGTGCCTCCAAAATGGTTTTCGTTAACCCCCTCATCCATCACGAGGATCACCTCGAGGTCCGCGAACCGTTTTGAAAAACACCGCCTAAAGGCACCGCTACCGTGCAGCTGCCAACTCCAGCGAAACCCTGTACTGACTTCCCTTGTTCATTTAAATTTGATCGATGAATTCCGCTAGAGTAAAATTGCCATCCACGTGAGGgtatagcacgaagctacaaagataACCCGCACGGGTTTCTCAAAGAGTTGAAGAAATACTTatgcgactatatatatatatatatatatatatatatatataacttgtaACCTCATGCACTATTTACGCTTGTGgcatctgccttacgggggtatgagccattgcatttgggggtaggagtcattgatgatgatagttttctgtcgacgttatgccacgaagaaatcccgggatcctagctatagacagctccgctgtaataATTTCCCGTATGCAGTTCTTGATGtcattgtttgctggcttcttttgAGCTGACTAATAAAAACTAATAAAATTGTTATGGCTACAGCATGAATCGCTGTTCTTAACGAATCGTTGCAGTTATTTGGTTACCGCACGTCGTAGCCACCGCATTTCATTTCTGGCCGTCACTGATTCTCTTTGAACCGCCATAGGGGCGGTACCCACCGACTGGAGCTCCGCGTTCCCTGAGCTAATATCCTGATTGACACGCAATTGCCTCTCAACACAAAACGAGCTACGGTCGCAAATTTGTTAATGAGAATCTCACTGCACAATTTTTTCAACGCCCGTTGTGCATGTGTTTTACAGGTGCGGCGAGGAAAACTAAAACACATTCTGTACAGATCGCTTCGTCTTCCGCATCGTACAGTATGATCATCATCGCACCTTCAGATGCACGAGGACATGAGCCCGAGCGTGTGGTTCCGGACTGGGCTAGTTCTGACGACAGTGCCAAGAACGGCCGCCTCACCAACGACCTTTGGAGTCTTGGGCAGGTGCGAACTGGAACCTTGTCGAGGCGCGACGTAGACAACGGCCTCCGTGATCACCTCGCGTCTGAGTTCGCAGCATTCAGGGAGGCGACGCCACTTGGCAGCTCCGACAGGCGTTCACAATGAGCACCGCGGAAGCGGAGTCTGCAGAGCAGGTGACGTGAGCTTCGCAACCTTACACGCGCTTATCTCGTGTTCGCACTTAGAAATTTAAGGATCGAAATTGTATGCTCGCGCCCACGATCAATTTCTTGCGCAATTATCGCGTGAAACCATACGCAAGAGAACGCGCTTCTATATGCCTTAAAGTACAAAATGTCTGGTAGCGCGCAATCTTGGACGCAATTGACCAAGTTTGTGCATTCTATACCCTTAAAATTAAATTTCTACGGCTTTTCTACGGCTAAAGTTAAATTTCTACGGTCAAGATcaaggatctgattatgaggcacgccgtagtgggggatccCGAATTAAGTTTTACAccctgtgtgttttttttaacgtgcacctgaacatAAGTAGATGAGGTTtctgcgtttcgcccccatcgcaatgcggccgccgcgaccgcgatcgaactcacgacctcgagctcaacagCGCAGCGCCAAAGCCCCTTAGCGATACCACGAAGGGTATTCTCTTCCCTCCACCGTGGCTCGGTGATATATGGCGATCTTCCACTGAGACTTAGGTAGCAGGTTCGCTTATTGAATTATAGGCAACGGCGACCGCATTGCTGTGGGAGCAGAATACAAAAAGCGCTTTTGTATAAAGAGTTCTAGGTGCAATGGTAAAGAGGACCATGACCATCGAAAACATATCCGAAGCGCATCCCCAACGGCCTGTCTCGTAGCATGTGAATTGGTGTGGGGACGCTACGCACCATAACGTAAATTTCTTTTGCGTCCTCTCGTGCTCTTTCTGCAGGAGGACACTGCAAGCGAAGCCGAAGTTACGCCCCGTGTGCAGTACAGCAAAGTTCTCCCGCTGAAGTGTCACATATTCATGTTGTACGGATGTAAGTATCTCAAACTACGGCACACGTATTCCGTGCGTTTTTGCTAGCATTTACAAGGGTATAGGATCACCACGGCGCAGATATGTTCATATGTGATATTACGCGCAAGTGTGTGCTTGTGATCGCCTTCCAGGGGCACGCGCTTTACGTGTGATAATTGTAAAGCATTTGGTTAGCTCCCGCGGTCGCCTGCTCGTTTTCGATGCTTATACAATGTTTACATGTGTTTTTCAACATAATGTGTAAATATTGCATAAGCACCGAAGTGCGTacatccacccgccgtggttgctcagtggctatggtgttgtgctgctgagcacgaggtcgcgggatcgaatcccggccacggcggccgcatttcgatgggggcgaaatgcgaaaacacccgtgtgcttagatttaggtgcacgttaaagaaccccaggtggtcaaaatttccggagtcctccactacggcgtgcctcataatcagaaagtggttttggcacgtaaaaccccaaatattattaagtgCGTACATCCAACGCAGTGAGCTCGGCGAGCTCCTTGCGAAGTGTCAGGCACCAAATGCAGGCATGGGGGACTCAGGCGTAGGGAACAACGTCTAGGAGCCGCTGTCGACGAATCCACGTAGACTGCAGTCGTATACCGTGGCCACCGGTCGTTGCGAACCTGAACACGCTGCAAGAGTGTGCGAGCTCGCACAAGCACGTGCCGCTATAGGTGCTGGGTTGCGCCATTGTCTCGCGACGCTGGGCGTTGGGCTCTGTAAGCTGTGGCACGCCATAATAAAGGTAAACTAAAAGGTAATCAAGGGAAATCAGTACCATCGAAATATTTAAGAAAGGGAACACGCATGGCAAGTAGCAGCGTCTTTCACATGTTGCGCGGCGTCGCGGCGAGATtgcgaaaacaaaagaacaaagtgGTGCCATTCCTTAATTCTGCTGCcttcttgtgcattttctttgtgTGTTGTTACTACACACGCGAGCGGAGAACGCAGCAATCTGATAGGACAGTTATGCTGCTTCTCATCCTCGCCGTTTAATACGATTGCTTCTGCATGAAGATCcgatggacacagtactacgtccACATCAAATTTTAACTAAACAGTTATTGTTTGTGAGCGTGTCAAAAAAAGTTAAAATAAAACAAATCCAAATGGTCTGAACGGTAGCAGACGACGAAGAGGGAACGGCGCCCCTCCATAATGTTGTTTTCGTATCTCATCACAGCGCCGCGCAACCTATGTGGCCGACGTAGAGTGCCGAAATCGAGGCACCCTATAGGCCGACGAGGCTGCTTGTCGTGCGCTCCGCGTTCCCTTTCACGAAGATGACGAAAGTACGTGCATTACACTTCTTCAGCAATAAAGGTGTCACTATTACCTTGAGTGAAGCTTGATAATCGAAGTGGGTATTGCTTTCTAAAGTAAGGAAAGGGCCAACGTGATAAACTTGTTGTCTGCCTCTCCTGCGCCAGAAACGGGCCAAATTCCAAAACTCCATGAAAATTCGTGAATAATCATCGGCATCGCGACCTCGTCGGCATTGTGAAGCTCCAGAAAACAATTCGGAATTTACATTTCTCTGCTGAGGTGTAGTCGACAGAAGGTTCTCCGAGCCTTAACAGATTTGGCGATTATCTTCAGTAAagttcagtgtccctttaaggtgcgTATAGACGGTTGCTGCTGCCAAAGCTAATCTGACGAGAATTTGTCCACTGCATGGCGCAGCGTTCGCCGCCGTTCTTCCAAACACCTCTGTGGAGGCCGAGCAGCTGGGCATCTCTCCTCAACTGGTGGGCGCCATGATGGCGGCGGTGCCATTCAGCACGGTTCTGGCCGCGGTCTCGTTGCCTTACTTCCGCTCTCGCGTCGCCACCATCAAGCGTGCCATGATCCTCGTCACGCTGGGACAGGGCACCTGTCACCTGCTCGCGATGCGGGTCACGCGCGGGCACAGGAGGTACGTGTGCACAACATGGAAGACGGAACAGTGCGTCAATGTGCCGCGTCGATTCTGCGGAAGAGTGCAACCATGCCTTGTCCTACGTTCTGTATGGAGAGGAAGAAAAAATCCGTGTTAAtcaacctctttttttttctctcattgtcAATAAGAAAATGTTGCATAACAGGACCTTTCGCGGAGTTCGGAGTAGCAACAAGGATGCATGGAACGTTTAGGTTCAAccataacgagagagagagagagagagagagagagagagagagagagagagagagtgtgtgtgtgagagagagagagagagagagagagagagagagagatcggtTAACAGAGAAGAGCAAGGACTGCTGACTGATCCATATTGTCTAGCGTGCGGCTGATAAGTGAAAATCGTTCAGCGGTGTGGAGAAGGAATGAGAAGGGGCGCAGAGATGGCACAGGCATAGCAAAGAAGGGTAAGAATTGAACTGGCAGACTCTGTTCGCATAAGCTGCTCTCCAAACACAAAACATCAGTATAGGAAGCCGGAACGCGACAAATACTGCAGCGCCAGCTGCCTTGCATACTTTAGAAACGCTGGCAGCCTTGACGGATTAGTGAGGTTCGCCAGGCTTAATCATGTGCAGATTTCTGCACTTTTTATTTCAAATGTATGACGTACCCTCGGGTACTGCGGAGGGGCTTCTAGCTTGAGCCTCGTACAAGACAAACTCAACTGGCATATTCTTTTACATATCGCAGAGCCTTGGTGGACCTCACCGTGCGCATGCAGTGTTCCTCTGCTGAAAACGCTTCCACATATTCTCCGCTCACGGTCTGCTTGGACAACCCGCTCAACCGCCAGCCGAATCTCTGCCCGCAAGACTCGACGGTCGATCCCGGCAGCAGATCTCAGGAGGACCTCCCCGATTCGAACCTTCAAGCGCTGGAGTGCACGTTAAAATGCGTATGTTTCTGGGACGAGGACGGCGATTACGCGTCGGCGGGCTTTAGTCCCCCCGCGAACAAGTGCCTCGTGAGCGACCACAGACTCCTGGACTGTGGGGAAAGCTACTGCGTAGCGGTTTCCAAGGAGACGCACTTGGCCATTCTGTGCGACGAGGAGTCGACTCCGCCCTGCCGGATGCGCTGCCACGAGCAGCGGCTGCGACGCGGAAAGCGGACCGCTGCGCTGAGCAACTGGGCGGACGCCGTCCGGTCGCTCCGCAAGGCCGTCGTCTGGAGCTACCTGCTTCTGCGGCTGCTCGCGATCGTGTTCAGCGGCGTGGCGGTCACCCTCGCCGACGTGGCCGCGCACCTGGTGCAGGACGCGGACGAGCCGCCGTCTCTCTTGCTCCGCGCGGCATCCACGGACTCGAACCGGCTGTGGGGCTCGGCGGGCTGGGGCGCCGCCTCGCTGCTCGCGGGTCAACTGAACCACTGGGAGGGCCCCGACGGAGGCGCGTTCATCAACTTCGCGCCGGGCGTCTATCTGAGCGCCGGCATGAATGCGGTCGACGTGGTGGCCATCatgcttctgcgcatgcccctgCGCGAGGCTCCGTACCGGCGCTTGTTCGAGAGCGAGCCGAGCGCGTACCGCAAGCGGCGCACCTACTTCTACATGGCGCTCGCGTACGTCGTGGGCTCGCTGAGCGGCGCCATCTGGGTGTTCGGACCGCTCAGGCTGCGCCTTTTAGGAGCCGTGCCACAACTGCTGGCTGCCACAACAGCCGTCCAGGTGCGGACGTTTGTGCTCGCCATCGTATCTGGGCCGGCGTTGTCGATCGGCTGATTTTACTGATATAGTCGACTAGGTAAACCAGCAAAAGCGGGAGTGACGTTAAATAAATGGTCACCGTTCCTGTCATAGCTGATTTTTGCGTGTTGACGAGATGGGCAGCGGAAAGATTGAGACGTGGACGAGTGCTTGTAGCTAGTATACGTCGAGGAATTCATGTTTGAAAGAAGGTAAGCGTGCAGATACAGACACAAGGACAGGGAAGCGGACAACACACTCGCCGACTATAACTGAAAGGTCGCACAGTGGTTGGAA
Protein-coding sequences here:
- the LOC142578249 gene encoding uncharacterized protein LOC142578249 — translated: MQCSSAENASTYSPLTVCLDNPLNRQPNLCPQDSTVDPGSRSQEDLPDSNLQALECTLKCVCFWDEDGDYASAGFSPPANKCLVSDHRLLDCGESYCVAVSKETHLAILCDEESTPPCRMRCHEQRLRRGKRTAALSNWADAVRSLRKAVVWSYLLLRLLAIVFSGVAVTLADVAAHLVQDADEPPSLLLRAASTDSNRLWGSAGWGAASLLAGQLNHWEGPDGGAFINFAPGVYLSAGMNAVDVVAIMLLRMPLREAPYRRLFESEPSAYRKRRTYFYMALAYVVGSLSGAIWVFGPLRLRLLGAVPQLLAATTAVQVRTFVLAIVSGPVFGGELVHAFASERLVRLLGLRNAASASILSLFARLLAYGLVPLPWALLPVEVAQGLSVGLYSRTTLALAIGDPAKLGKTERHLQQVLSTIYHGLGACFGAFVAGCLIPVIEINRTFVLYSIVALLAFYVQFSFSHLYSKRDSTDGGRRRRPMVTFFRRSSRSESSPST